The genomic region CGTTAAATATGCCAAATCATTCTAAACTAGAAACAGTCTAAATTAGAAACGATAATCTAGATTAAAAAGAGCTAAAAAACCGGCAAATCGGCATTTTTTAGCTCTTTTTAGTCAAAAATTCTGAATTATTTCAGTTATTTTATGAGAATTTTCACCACAAATTCTAATTATGTGTATAATGGCTACTATAATCTAACGAGGAGGATCTCGACATGAAAGTATTAGTCATCTATGCTTACCCTAACCATACCAGTTATAACTATGCAATTTTAGACCAGGTTAAGAAGAGCTTGGGCATTCATCACGAGGTCCAAGTCTTAGACCTTTATGAAGAAGACTTTAACCCTACCCTTTTCTTTGACCAAGAACACCGGCGTCACAACCTCAACCAAAATGAGGAAACCGCCATTTACCGCGACATGATTAGCCAAGCCGATTTTCTGGTCTTTATCTACCCAATCTGGTGGAGTGGTATGCCAGCCATCTTAAAGGGCTTTATCGACCGCATCTTCTCCAAGGACTTCGCCTACAAGTATATTGGTGGCCATTCAATCGGCCTGCTTAAGGGCAAGGGCGCGTGGATTATCAATACCAGTGATTCCACCAACTTCTCCGCTAATTTCCTCCAGCAGGACTACGGCCAGGTCTTAAAGAAGCAAATCTTAAAAATGTGTGGTGTCAAAGTTCAACGCCACAGCCGCTTAAACTTTCTTTGTCGATCTACCCCAGACAAACGGGAAAAATTCCTCGACAAGGTTGGTCGCTACGGACAAAGAATTTAATTTTTACTGGCCCATATCCTAATTAACCCAGTAAAAAAAGCTGACCAACCGTCAGCTTTTTTATTATGCCATTAAACTTAAATCACCCAGGGTCGCGACCATGATGGCCATGATGGCGTGTTTCCGGTTCTCAGCCTCGACAAAGTGCCGGGCCTGGGGACCATTAAAGACCTGGTTGGTGACTTCAATTCCGTCCGTACCAACCAAATCAGGGTACTTTTCATGGAGTTCCTGCGCGACTGTGGTCTTCAAATCGTGGAAGGCCGGCAGGCAGTGCAGAGTAATCAAATCCTTGCCATAGTGCTTAGAGAGCTTTAAGACTTCCTGGTTCACCTGGTAGGGCTTGAGCAGTTGCAAACGCTCAGCCCAGTTATGCTCACCCATGCTGACAAAGACATCACTGTAAATGACATTGGCGTCGGCCACGCCGGCCGCCACGTCGTCG from Leuconostocaceae bacterium ESL0723 harbors:
- a CDS encoding NAD(P)H-dependent oxidoreductase, which encodes MKVLVIYAYPNHTSYNYAILDQVKKSLGIHHEVQVLDLYEEDFNPTLFFDQEHRRHNLNQNEETAIYRDMISQADFLVFIYPIWWSGMPAILKGFIDRIFSKDFAYKYIGGHSIGLLKGKGAWIINTSDSTNFSANFLQQDYGQVLKKQILKMCGVKVQRHSRLNFLCRSTPDKREKFLDKVGRYGQRI